The Papaver somniferum cultivar HN1 chromosome 3, ASM357369v1, whole genome shotgun sequence genome includes a region encoding these proteins:
- the LOC113359052 gene encoding uncharacterized protein LOC113359052, whose translation MVLEGGLRMKGHKWNQNYDLQVISFFNLGPRSSKFQKISICHWNPPAIGVIMFCCDGPSIGNIGEAGFGVVVRDHLCQVLGTLTGGIGIATNYVVEVYALICAAELAVQWNMHHIILKYDSKTVITEFAQGQVPWFVRTRWVKAASKIGSIIFCHSYREANFSADATAKRGAKLQDEERQIFKGRPSHPARIEMPGVNYYRFN comes from the coding sequence ATGGTTCTTGAAGGTGGTTTAAGAATGAAAGGTCATAAGTGGAATCAGAACTATGATTTGCAGGTAATCTCATTTTTTAATCTTGGGCCAAGAAGCAGCAAATTTCAGAAAATCAGTATCTGTCATTGGAATCCCCCAGCTATTGGAGTCATAATGTTTTGCTGTGATGGACCCTCAATTGGAAATATTGGAGAAGCTGGTTTTGGAGTTGTAGTCAGAGATCATCTTTGTCAGGTACTTGGTACACTTACTGGTGGCATTGGAATTGCAACAAACTATGTTGTAGAGGTCTATGCTTTAATCTGTGCTGCTGAATTAGCTGTTCAATGGAATATGCATCATATCATTTTAAAATATGATTCAAAAACTGTTATAACTGAGTTTGCACAAGGACAAGTCCCGTGGTTTGTTAGAACTAGGTGGGTCAAGGCAGCTAGTAAAATTGGCTCAATCATCTTTTGTCATAGCTATAGAGAAGCAAATTTTTCAGCAGATGCTACTGCTAAGAGAGGTGCAAAACTACAAGATGAAGAAAGACAAATATTCAAAGGAAGACCATCTCATCCAGCAAGAATTGAAATGCCGGGAGTGAACTATTATAGGTTCAATTAG